GTCCTCGTACCGCCAGCCCTGGAGGTCCTCCGGCGTGTAGAGCGGCTGGATGGGGATGCCGGAGAGCGACTCGTATGGCACAACCCTCTCCGGCGAGCCGTCGACGAACGGCCCGTAGGTCTCCTTCTCCCAGCGCTCCCTGCCCTCGGCCATCATCTCCTCCTTACTCAGTCCCGAAGTTCAACTGCCCGCCGCGCCCGAGAGCAGGTGTCGGGCGATGACGAGCTTTTGGATCTGCGAGGTGCCCTCGTAGATTTGGGTGACCTTCGCGTCCCGGAAGTGCCGCTCGACCTGGTACTCCTTGATGAAGCCGTAGCCGCCGTGGACCTGCACGGCGTCCGTCGTGACACGCATGGCCATCTCGGACGCGAAGAGCTTGGCCATCGCCGCTTGGGGCCCGAAGGGGTCACCCCTGTCCTTGAGGAACGCCGCGCGCAGCGTGAGCAGGCGCGCCGCCTCGATGGCCGTCGCCATGTCGGCCAGCATCCACTGGATCATCTGGTGCTGGCCGATCGGCACGCCGAAGCTCTTGCGCTCGCGCGCGTAGCCGAGCGCGGCCTCGTACGCCGCCGCGGCGATGCCGACGGCCTGCGCGGCGATGCCGATGCGGCCGCCGTCGATCGTCGTCATGGCGATCTTGAACCCCTGCCCCTCCTCGCCGAGCCGGCAGGACGCAGGCACGCGGCAGCCCTCGAAGAGAAGCTCGGCCGTGTCGGAGGCGCGGATGCCGAGCTTGTCCTCGGTCTTGACGACGGTGAAGCCCGGCGTGCCTTTCTCGACGAGGAAGGCGCTGATCCCGCGGGGGCCCTTGGCTCGGTCCGTCTGGGCGAAGACGAGGGCGGCGGCGGCCTCCTTCCCGTTGGTGACGAAGATCTTCCGGCCGTCCAGGACGTACGCGTCGCCGTCGCGGCGGGCGAGCGTGCTCTGGTTGGTGGCGTCGGAGCCCGCCTCAGGCTCGGTCAACGAGAAGCAGCCGAGCTTCTGCCCGGAGGCGAACGGGGCCAGGAAGCGACGCTTCTGATCCTCCGAGCCGAACTTGGCGACGGGGTCGCAGTAGAGCGAGTTGTTCACCGACATGATGACGCCGTGCGACGCACAGGCGCGCGAGACTTCTTCGAGCGCCACCGCGTAGGCGACGGTGTCGCCGCCGCTCCCGCCCCAGGCCTCGGCCACGGCGATGCCCATGAGGCCGAGCTCGCCCATGCGCCGCACGGTCTCCCGCGGAAAGCGCGCCTCGCGGTCGATGGCTGGGGCGATGGGGCGGACTTCCTTCTCGGCGAAGTTCCGGGCCACCGCCTGGATCATCTTCTGCTCGTCAGTGAGCTCTACGTCCACCCTGTACCCCGATCTCTGTTCGATCGCCCTCTTCTAACTCAGCACTCGACTCGCCGGGATTTCACCCAGCCCTCGCCTCGCGCCTGCGCCGCTCGGCTCGAACTGCCATGCCTGCGGCCCTCTGGCTACTTTCCCAGGAGCTTCTTGAATTCCTGCTCCAGCAAGGGCGCCACCTCGAAGAGGTCGCCCACGATGCCGTAGTCGGCGATCTTGAAGATCGGCGCCTCCGGGTCCTTGTTGATGGCGCAGATCACCTTGGACGTCCGCATCCCCGCCAGGTGCTGGATGGCGCCCGAGATGCCGAAGCCCAGGTAGAGCTTCGGCGAGATGGTGCGCCCCGTCTGGCCGATCTGGAAGCGGTGCGGCCGCCACCCGGCGTCCACCGCCGCGCGTGAGGCGCCGACGGCCGCGCCGATCGCCTTCGCGAGCGATTCCAGGATGACGAAGTTCTCCGGCCCCTTGAGCCCGCGACCGCCGGAGACCACGATCTCGGCCTCGGCCAGCTCCGGCAGCCCCGTGGAGGAGTCCTCGCGGCGCTCCACCAGGCTCATGACGGCGGCGGGCAGCGTGACCGCGGGCTTCTCCACCGAGGGCGCCGCCCCCGGCTGCGAACCGGCCGGCTTGAAGACGTTGGGCCTGAGCGTCGCGAGCCACGGCGTCTTCACCCACGTCATCTTCGAAAGCAGCTTGCCCGCGTAGACCGGCCGCGTCGCGATCAGCTTGCCGTCCTCGAGCGCCAGCGCCGTGGAATCGGCGGAGAGCCCCGCGCCGAGGCGGGCGGCCAGCCGCGCCATGACCTCGCGCTGCCGCGCCGTCACCGCGCCGAAGAAGACCTGAGGCGATTCCTTCCGGCAGAGCTCCGCCAGCACCGGGGCCCACACTTCCCCGCGGTACGGAGCGAACGCGGGATTCTCGAGGAGCAGGACGCGCTTCGCGCCCCACTGCCCGAGCTGCGCGATGCCGGCGTCGGTGGCCTTGTCCGTCAGCCACACCGCCTCGGCCTGAGCGCCCATCTGCGACGCGAGGCGCGATGCTTCGCCCAGCACCTCGGCCATGACCTTCTTCGGATTGCCCTGCCTGTCGTCCTCGACCAGAGACCAGAAAGAGCCCGCCATGAGATTCGTTTCTCCCGTTGAGTGTTCTAGATGGCCTTCGCGTCTTCGCGAAGGGCGCGGACGAGTTCCTTGGCGGCCTCGGCCGCCTCGCCGGGGATGATGCGCCCCGGGGGTCTCGGCGGCAGCGCCTCGAGCTTGATGACCGACAGCGCCGGCGCCTCGGCCGTCAGGCCGAGATCGGCCGCCTTGATGTCCTTGACCTCCTTCTTCTTGGCTCCCATGATGCCCTTCAACGTTGGATACCGCGGCTCGTTCAGGCCCTTCTGGGCCGACACCACGGCCGGCAGCGGCAGGTCGAACAGCTCGAGCCCCCCCTCGACCTGGCGGCCGACGCGGATGGCCTTGCCCGCCTCGTCCACCGACTCCTCCATGATCCAGGACGCGCAGGGCCAACCGAGCAGCTCGGCGACGGCCGCGCCCACCGCGCCCATGTCGTCGTCGATGGCCTGGCGCCCGAAGAGCGCCAATGCCGGCGCCTCCTGCTTGATCACGGCCGCGAGCGCGCGCGCCGTCATCAGCGTGTCGGCCTGCTCCCACACGGGATCGTTCAGGTGAATAGCGCGGTCGGCGCCCATGGCGAGGCACGAGCGCAGCGCCTCCTTGACGCGGTCGGGGCCGAGGGAAACGGCGACGACCTCGCCCTGCCCGCGCTTCTCCTTGATCCGAAGCCCCTCCTCGAGCGCGTACTCGTCATAGGGGGAGACGATCCAGGTGATGCCGGTCGTATCGATGGCCTTGGGGTCCGGCCCGATCTTGACCTGGGTCGCCGTGTCCGGCACCTGCTTGATCATCACGAGAATCTTCATGCCGTGGCACTCCTGTCATAGTGGAGTTGGCGCGTGATCCGGAAGCGGTCGCCGGGAATGAACACCCGGTCGTACACGATGGGCCGCGATTCGGCGTCGGTCGAGACGCGGTCGGAGCGGAAGCAGGGCACGCCGGGCGCGCAGCCGAGCTCGCGCGCCGCGCGGGCCGGCAGCGTCTCGGCGGAGACGGTCTCACGCGCGCCGGTGATCTCGATGCCGAGTTTAAAGGCCAGCACCTGGCGGAGCGGCGTGACCGCGAGGTCGGCCTTCGCCACCTCCTCGCCGAGCGCCGCGGGCAGGTGCGAGACCTGGAAGCTCGTGGGGTGTCCGTCCACCAGCCTCAACCGCTCGAGCACGAAGACGCGGGCGCCGGGTCCGAGCCCGAGCTCGCGCGCGGCCTGCCGGTCGGCCCGGGCGCGCTGGGTGCGGAGGAAGCGCGTGGCGACGTTCTCGCCGACCGCGGTGAGATCGCCGGCGAAGGCCCGGAAGTGGAGGATGTCGTAGTCGACGGACGGCGCCGCCACGAAGGTGCCGAGGCCGTGCCGCCGCCTGATCAGGCCGTCTCGTTCCAGCACCTCGAGCGCCTGGCGGAGGGTCATGAGGGTGACGCCGAAGTCCATCGCCAAGCGGCGCTGGTTGTCGAGCCGCTCGCCAGGGCCGAGCCGGCCCGAGCCGATCTTGTCGCGCAGGGCTTCCGCGATCTGGTGGTACCGGGGCACGCGGCTCCGCACGGCGCCTCCTTAAAAGTCGCGAGTGTTCTAGAACTCTGGCGGCCGCTCGGCTCCCACGTCGAGCTGCGGGACGGGATTCCAGTCAGGCCGGACGGGCAGTTACGGCGACCGGAAGAATTGTACCCGGGGGGCCGGACCCCGGTCAAGGGGCGCCCGAGAGGGCGCTATTCGTTGGCCAGGCGCTGCGAGAGGGCGACCAGGCCCGCCAGCTTGGCGGCGGCCGCTCCCGAATCTATCGACTGCGCGGCCAGCGCCACGCCTTCCTTGAAGTCGCGTGCCTTGCCGCCCACCACGAGGGCCGCCGCCGCGTTCATCAGCACGATGCCGCGGCGCGGCCCGGCTTCGCCCGCCAGCACCTGGCGGATGATCAGGGCGTTCTCCTCGCGATCGCCGCCGTGCAGGTCCTGGATGGACGCCCGCGGCAGCCCGAAGTCCTCGGGGCGCACGGTCGAGCTCCGGACCACGCCCTCGTGCACCTCGGAGATGTGGCTCGGGCCGGTGTTGGAGATCTCGTCGAGCCCGTCGGCGCCGTGGACGACGAAGGCTCTCACGGTGCCGAGCTCGGCCAGGACGCGGGCAAGCGGCTCCGTCAGCGCGTCCGAATAGACCCCGATGATCTGGGCGTTGGCGCCGGCGGGGTTGGTCAGCGGGCCCAGCATGTTGAAGACGGTGCGGATGCCCATCTCGCGGCGCGCCGCCATGACGTGCTTCATCGCGGTGTGCAGGAGCGGCGCGTAGAGGAAGCCGATCCCGACCTCGTCCACGCAGCGGCCGACCTTTGCCGGCGGGAGCTCGATGTTGATGCCGAGCGTCTCGACCACGTCGGCCGACCCGCAGAGCGAGGACACTGAGCGGTTGCCGTGCTTGGCGACCTTGAGCCCGGCCCCGGCCACGACAAAAGCGGTGGCGGTGGACACGTTGAACGTCCCGGATGCGTCTCCGCCCGTGCCCGCGGTGTCGATCAGCATCTCGCGGTCGGTGCCCGTCGCCCCCACGACCTCGCCCGCGCGCGTTCGGACCTTGACCGCCTTCTGGCGCATCACCTGGGCGAAGCCGATCAGCTCCTCCACCGTCTCGCCCTTCATCCGGAGCGCGGTGAGAAACGCGGCGATCTGGGCGTTCGTCGCCGCGCCCGACATGATCGCCTCCATGGCCGCCGCCGCCTCGATGCGCGAGAGATCCTTCCGGTCCACGAGGGCGCGCACCGCCTCGGTGATGATGGGGCTGGTCACGGCCGCTCGCCTCCCGGCTCCCCGCGCGGCCGGATCGCGGAGGCGGCATCGATCAGCTCGCCGATGTTGATCGGCTTGGCGAGCACCGAATGCACGCCGCTGGCCTGGAGCTCCTCCGGAGAGACCTCAACCGCGAAGCCGCTGACCAGGATCACGGGCAGGCCCGGCGCCGCGTCGCGCACGGCGCGGGCGAGCTCCCAGCCGGTCATGCCGGGCATGCTCAGATCGGTGAAGACCAGGTCGAGCGGCTCACTCCTCACTCGCGAGAGCCCCTCGGCGCCGCTGCGCGCGACGACGACCGTGTGCCCGGCCGAGCGGAGCACGTCGGCCAGCATGTCGCCCACGGCCTCCTCGTCGTCGACCACGAGGCAGCGCAGCGTCACCCCGGGCGGCACCGCGCCGAGGTCGGGAGCCTGCGGTTTGGGCGTGACGCCGACGGGGAAGAACAGGGTGAACGCCGTTCCCTGCCCCTCCTGGCTGTCGACGGTGATGGTCGCGCCGTGCCGCGAGAGGATGCCGTAGGTCATGGACAGCCCGAGGCCCGTCCCCTTGGGGCCCTTGGTCGTGAAGAACGGGTCGAAGATCTTGCCCCGCACGGCCTCGGGGATTCCGACACCCGTGTCGACGACGCGGAGCTCGATCGACTCGCCCCGGAGCGCGGTCGAGACCGTGAGCGTGCCGCCGCGCGGCATGGCGTCGACCGCGTTGAGGATCAGGTTGGTCATCACCTCCCGCAGCTCGGCCGGGTCGCCGATCGTCGCCGGCAGGTCGGGTGCGAGCTCGGTGGCGGCCTGGATGACGATCCCGCGCCGCGGCGGCTCGAGACGCCAGGAGGATTCGGTCAGCTCGATCGCCTCGCGGACGACCTGGTTGAGGTCCACCGCCACGGCCGGCTGGTCCCGCCGGATGCGCGTGAACTCCTGGAGACGCCGCACCGTCTTGGCCCCGTCCGCCGCCGAGCGCTCGATGATCTGCAGCCACTGGCGCGCGGTCGGGTCCTCGACGCGGTGCAGCAGCAGCTGCGCGCGCCCCAGGATGGCGGCGAGGAGGTTGTTGAAGTCGTGCGCGACGCCCGAGGCCATCTCGCCCAGCGCGCGGAGCTTCTCGCTGCGCACCAGCTGGTCCTGGGCCAGCGCGAGGTCCTCGTAAGCGCGGGTGCGGTCCTGGTAGAGCCGCGCGCTGCGAAGCGCCAGCGCCGCCAGGCCCGCGATGTTGGTGAGCACGCGCTCGTCGGCTTTGGAAAACGACCGGTCGCCGCTGCGCAGGGCCAGGACACCGACCACCTGGGAGCCGGCCAACATGGGCACGCCGATCCAGTGCGGCACGACGTGGTCGGCCTGCGCGGGCTCCATGCCGCGGCGGGCGCATTCCCCGAGGTAGTCGTCCGTCCGGATGGGCCGGCCCGAGGTCGCGACGCTGGCCATGAGGCCTATCCGCTCATGGATGGAGCGCCGCGGCAGCTCGACGTCGCGGACGCCGTCCTGCGTCCGCAGGAGCAGCACCATCTCCGCCGTGGCCTCGTCCACGACGGCCAGGACCATGTGGCGGGTGTCGAGAAGGCGCGCCACCTGGCGGTGGATGGCCTCGACCACGTCCTCCTGGCGCAGCTGGCCCGTGACGGTGCGGGAGAGGTCGTGGAGCACCGACAGCTCGGACAGCAGCGCCTCGCTCTCCTCGAGCCGGAGCCGCGTCTGGCGCGTGAGGTCGGCGTTCTCCAGGAACAGCCCGACCTGGGAGGCCACGCCCTCGATCAGGCGCACCTCCTGCGGCGGGAAGGAACGCCCCGCCTCCCACCAGACGAGGAACACCCCGCCAACAGGCTCGCCGCCGGCTAGGGCGGGCGCGAAGAGAACGGAGTGAGAGCCGATGCCCTCGAAGAGCTGCTGGTCCATGCGGGGATCGTTTTTCACGTCCGCCGACCAAGCCCCCCGCCCCTCGTGCCACAGCTGACTGAGAGCGGGCATGCGCTCGAGCACGAACGGGTGCGCGAGGAAGGATTCCACCAAGGCCTTGGGCACGTGCCAGCCCGCCGCCGGGACCAGCGCGCTCTTGTCGGCCGACTGGGTGTAGACGCCGACCATGTCGGCGCCGAGCGTGCGGCCGACCTCGGCGGCCACTCGGCGCAGGGCCTCCCCTGCGCCCTCAGGCTCCGAGAGCGCCCGACTGACGGCCAGGAGCGTCGTCGCCTCCCGCAGCCGCTCCTGGACGAGCCCGTACAGGCGCTGGTTCTCGAGCGCGAGCGCAACCTGGTTGCCGATGGCCATCCCGAGGTCCTGCTGCCACGGCTCAAACGGGGTGACGCGCTCCATGTAGTCGAGCGCCATCACGCCGATGACCTCGTCCTGCCGGATGAGCGGCACGACCATGTAGGACTTGATGTGGAACGCGTCGACCCACGCCCGCGGGATCAGGTCGGTGTCCGAGGCGTCGGCGACGATCACGGGCCGGCGCATCCCGATGGCCTGGGCGTGGATCGGGACCTCGCGCGGAAGGTCGTCCACCATGGTCTCGAAGGCGGCCCAGAGCGCCGGCTCCCTGCGCCCGTCCGCGAACTGCGACATGAGCGGTATGACGTGGTCGCCCTCCCAGCGCTCGATACTGCAGCGGTCCACGCCGCAGACCTGGGCGATCCGTTGCGCAACCTGTTTGAGCATGCGGCGCGGCTCGAGGGTCGAGTTGAGGATCTCGGCCACCTCGAGGAGCGAGCGCGTTTGCTCGAGGCGCTGGGTGGTCTGGGCGTACAGACCGGCGTTGCGGATGGCCACGGCGGCCTGGGCGACGAAGCTCTCGAGCAGCTCGCGCTCGTCGGGGCCGAGCCGAAGCGGCGCGCGCCCGCACAGCGCCAGGACGCCCAGGAGCTGGTCCTGCAACACGATGGGCACGCCGAGAAAGCTCGTCAGCCCGTGCTCCCGCCACCACGACTCAGCGAGCAGCCGGCCGTCGGCCACCGCATCCGGGATGGACAGGGCTTGGCGCTGCACCGCCACCACCCCGATGGGGCCCTGGCCGAAGGCCATGGTCCGAAGCGGGTACGTCGCTCCCATCGGCTCGTCCGAGAACGCCCGTACCCGCAGCGTCTCGCTCTCCGGCTCGGCGACCCACACGGAGACCACGGGCACGCCCATGAGGTCGGCGGCGGCCCGCGCGATGCCTCCCAGTACCTCGTCCGTGTCGAGCGAGGAGGAGACGAGCTGGCTCAGGCGGGCCAGGGAGCGCAGCCGCTCGGCCTGCTGCGCCGCCTCGCGGTAGAGCCGCGCGTGCTCGATGGCGACCGCGGCCTGCCCGGCGAAGGCCTCGGCGACCTCCTGGTCGCGGCGGCTGAAGGCCCGGCGCGCGCGGAACGTGAGCACCCCGATGATGCGCTCGCCCACGCGGAGCGGCAGCCCCATGTAGTGCGTGTAGCCCAGCCGGTGGTCGGCGGCCAGGTGCTCCGGAATGAGGCCGGGCAGGGCGTCCAGGTGACCGATGATCGGCCGCCCATCGGCGACGACCTTGCCGGACAGGCTCTCGCCCACCTTGATGCGGGGGCGGCGCATGGTCGAGGGCGCGGCGCCCGCCAGCCCCGCCACGACCAGCTCGTCGCCCTCGAGGAGCCGGAAGCCCGCGTTGTCCACGTCGAGCAGCCGCATGGCCTCCTCCGCCACGCCCGTGAGCAGCGTGTCCGTGGGCGCGAGCAGGCCGATCTTCTTGTTCACCTCGAGCAACGCTGAGAGAGACGCGCGGCCGCTCCGCTCGTCGGCGAAGAGCCTGGCGTTTTCGATGGCGACGGCCGCCTGGCCGCCCAGCGCGGTCATCACCTCGATCTCCGCCGCTGAGACCGGGTGCGGCTGCCACCAGTACACGGTCAGGCCCCCATAGGGCTCGCCCTTGATGAAGATGGGCACCGAGAGCACGCCCCGGTAGCCCTCGCGCTCGACCAGGATGCGCGTGTCCGTGGACAGCGGGATCGCGGGGTCGTTGAGGATGTCGGCCGTCCAGACGGGGCTCCGCTCGCGAAGGGCGCGGCCGGCGGTGCCTTCGCCCACGCGCACGCGCAGGCCGCGGAGGAACTCGCTCGAGACGCCCGTGGCCCGCGCGTAGGTCAACAGGCCGGTGTCAGGCTCGGCACGGAAGATCCCGACCGCCGCCGCGCCCGTGAGGCCCTGGCAGCGCTCGACGATGATGTCGAGGATCTGGTCGAGCTCGAGCGAAGACGCGAGGGCCCCACTGACCTCGAACAGCGCCCGATAGCGCGCCGCGCTCTGCTGGGCCTCGGTGAAGAGCTGGGCATTGTCGATGGCGATGGCGGCGTGGCTGGCGAATGAGAGCAGGAGGTCCATGTCGGCCGCCACGAAGGCATGTGGCGTGCGCGTGAAGACGTTCAGGACCCCCACCAGCCGCTCGCGCACGAGGAGCGGGATGACGGCCCCCGAGACGAAGCCCTCGGCCCTGAGCCACGGGAGATCCACGATTTCGGGCGACGCCTCGATCCGGTCGACGACGACAGGCTGGCGTGTGGCGGCGACCCGGCCCGTGACGCCTTCGCCGAAGGCGAGACTGCCGGGCCGCTCCGCCGGCAGGCGCCCGAGCAGGCCCGCCTCGGCGCAGAAGCGGAGCCGGTCTCCCTCGGCGACGGCGAGCCGCGCCGCGCCGTCGGCCACGAGCCCGCGCGCCGCGCCCACGACCGCGGCCAGCACGTCCTCGACCGAGCGGGCGGCAGTGAGGCTGTGCCCGATTCGGGCC
The DNA window shown above is from Candidatus Rokuibacteriota bacterium and carries:
- a CDS encoding acyl-CoA dehydrogenase family protein, yielding MDVELTDEQKMIQAVARNFAEKEVRPIAPAIDREARFPRETVRRMGELGLMGIAVAEAWGGSGGDTVAYAVALEEVSRACASHGVIMSVNNSLYCDPVAKFGSEDQKRRFLAPFASGQKLGCFSLTEPEAGSDATNQSTLARRDGDAYVLDGRKIFVTNGKEAAAALVFAQTDRAKGPRGISAFLVEKGTPGFTVVKTEDKLGIRASDTAELLFEGCRVPASCRLGEEGQGFKIAMTTIDGGRIGIAAQAVGIAAAAYEAALGYARERKSFGVPIGQHQMIQWMLADMATAIEAARLLTLRAAFLKDRGDPFGPQAAMAKLFASEMAMRVTTDAVQVHGGYGFIKEYQVERHFRDAKVTQIYEGTSQIQKLVIARHLLSGAAGS
- a CDS encoding electron transfer flavoprotein subunit alpha/FixB family protein, with amino-acid sequence MAGSFWSLVEDDRQGNPKKVMAEVLGEASRLASQMGAQAEAVWLTDKATDAGIAQLGQWGAKRVLLLENPAFAPYRGEVWAPVLAELCRKESPQVFFGAVTARQREVMARLAARLGAGLSADSTALALEDGKLIATRPVYAGKLLSKMTWVKTPWLATLRPNVFKPAGSQPGAAPSVEKPAVTLPAAVMSLVERREDSSTGLPELAEAEIVVSGGRGLKGPENFVILESLAKAIGAAVGASRAAVDAGWRPHRFQIGQTGRTISPKLYLGFGISGAIQHLAGMRTSKVICAINKDPEAPIFKIADYGIVGDLFEVAPLLEQEFKKLLGK
- a CDS encoding electron transfer flavoprotein subunit beta/FixA family protein — its product is MKILVMIKQVPDTATQVKIGPDPKAIDTTGITWIVSPYDEYALEEGLRIKEKRGQGEVVAVSLGPDRVKEALRSCLAMGADRAIHLNDPVWEQADTLMTARALAAVIKQEAPALALFGRQAIDDDMGAVGAAVAELLGWPCASWIMEESVDEAGKAIRVGRQVEGGLELFDLPLPAVVSAQKGLNEPRYPTLKGIMGAKKKEVKDIKAADLGLTAEAPALSVIKLEALPPRPPGRIIPGEAAEAAKELVRALREDAKAI
- a CDS encoding GntR family transcriptional regulator gives rise to the protein MRSRVPRYHQIAEALRDKIGSGRLGPGERLDNQRRLAMDFGVTLMTLRQALEVLERDGLIRRRHGLGTFVAAPSVDYDILHFRAFAGDLTAVGENVATRFLRTQRARADRQAARELGLGPGARVFVLERLRLVDGHPTSFQVSHLPAALGEEVAKADLAVTPLRQVLAFKLGIEITGARETVSAETLPARAARELGCAPGVPCFRSDRVSTDAESRPIVYDRVFIPGDRFRITRQLHYDRSATA
- the trpD gene encoding anthranilate phosphoribosyltransferase; translation: MITEAVRALVDRKDLSRIEAAAAMEAIMSGAATNAQIAAFLTALRMKGETVEELIGFAQVMRQKAVKVRTRAGEVVGATGTDREMLIDTAGTGGDASGTFNVSTATAFVVAGAGLKVAKHGNRSVSSLCGSADVVETLGINIELPPAKVGRCVDEVGIGFLYAPLLHTAMKHVMAARREMGIRTVFNMLGPLTNPAGANAQIIGVYSDALTEPLARVLAELGTVRAFVVHGADGLDEISNTGPSHISEVHEGVVRSSTVRPEDFGLPRASIQDLHGGDREENALIIRQVLAGEAGPRRGIVLMNAAAALVVGGKARDFKEGVALAAQSIDSGAAAAKLAGLVALSQRLANE
- a CDS encoding GAF domain-containing protein; its protein translation is MRSSTRDLLFGVALGALALSALGAGGVAVALRHVSLAREQAAARAQESAAMLVADTQAALHREARLLARDPALVDGVAKGDWATLARGVSPRLAAVTLERVADFVSVLDVAGSALLQVPALPPTPIPDPAAISASPPGLTVLNSHPYVVAAVPVVGPAAGSAGETRPAGFVVIARRLENVAPLAAGASARPGMLFLVNGRPLVSSLQRPPTADWIGATVAGKVSLDGGRDFLVRPAGRVAVSGPGRLWLLVADDGEGRRRALVGWLTGLGICGLGSAAAALLLYREPGAPRRRAIEPLLGPEPSDPDPELARRNRELEALNAVALSMGRSADVVATAGEMLDVVRALAQMDVGTVHQLDTGDGTLTLIAQRGLTPEFAAHLRVRPVEGSYMGEAARAGRLIVTHLDPASLTDPWLTQLQAVRAHRTQLAMPIPVKGRTWGVMSLISQEQREFLPEEVKVLEAVAHQIGQVVERALLLAQMEEQSRRLETLARIGHSLTAARSVEDVLAAVVGAARGLVADGAARLAVAEGDRLRFCAEAGLLGRLPAERPGSLAFGEGVTGRVAATRQPVVVDRIEASPEIVDLPWLRAEGFVSGAVIPLLVRERLVGVLNVFTRTPHAFVAADMDLLLSFASHAAIAIDNAQLFTEAQQSAARYRALFEVSGALASSLELDQILDIIVERCQGLTGAAAVGIFRAEPDTGLLTYARATGVSSEFLRGLRVRVGEGTAGRALRERSPVWTADILNDPAIPLSTDTRILVEREGYRGVLSVPIFIKGEPYGGLTVYWWQPHPVSAAEIEVMTALGGQAAVAIENARLFADERSGRASLSALLEVNKKIGLLAPTDTLLTGVAEEAMRLLDVDNAGFRLLEGDELVVAGLAGAAPSTMRRPRIKVGESLSGKVVADGRPIIGHLDALPGLIPEHLAADHRLGYTHYMGLPLRVGERIIGVLTFRARRAFSRRDQEVAEAFAGQAAVAIEHARLYREAAQQAERLRSLARLSQLVSSSLDTDEVLGGIARAAADLMGVPVVSVWVAEPESETLRVRAFSDEPMGATYPLRTMAFGQGPIGVVAVQRQALSIPDAVADGRLLAESWWREHGLTSFLGVPIVLQDQLLGVLALCGRAPLRLGPDERELLESFVAQAAVAIRNAGLYAQTTQRLEQTRSLLEVAEILNSTLEPRRMLKQVAQRIAQVCGVDRCSIERWEGDHVIPLMSQFADGRREPALWAAFETMVDDLPREVPIHAQAIGMRRPVIVADASDTDLIPRAWVDAFHIKSYMVVPLIRQDEVIGVMALDYMERVTPFEPWQQDLGMAIGNQVALALENQRLYGLVQERLREATTLLAVSRALSEPEGAGEALRRVAAEVGRTLGADMVGVYTQSADKSALVPAAGWHVPKALVESFLAHPFVLERMPALSQLWHEGRGAWSADVKNDPRMDQQLFEGIGSHSVLFAPALAGGEPVGGVFLVWWEAGRSFPPQEVRLIEGVASQVGLFLENADLTRQTRLRLEESEALLSELSVLHDLSRTVTGQLRQEDVVEAIHRQVARLLDTRHMVLAVVDEATAEMVLLLRTQDGVRDVELPRRSIHERIGLMASVATSGRPIRTDDYLGECARRGMEPAQADHVVPHWIGVPMLAGSQVVGVLALRSGDRSFSKADERVLTNIAGLAALALRSARLYQDRTRAYEDLALAQDQLVRSEKLRALGEMASGVAHDFNNLLAAILGRAQLLLHRVEDPTARQWLQIIERSAADGAKTVRRLQEFTRIRRDQPAVAVDLNQVVREAIELTESSWRLEPPRRGIVIQAATELAPDLPATIGDPAELREVMTNLILNAVDAMPRGGTLTVSTALRGESIELRVVDTGVGIPEAVRGKIFDPFFTTKGPKGTGLGLSMTYGILSRHGATITVDSQEGQGTAFTLFFPVGVTPKPQAPDLGAVPPGVTLRCLVVDDEEAVGDMLADVLRSAGHTVVVARSGAEGLSRVRSEPLDLVFTDLSMPGMTGWELARAVRDAAPGLPVILVSGFAVEVSPEELQASGVHSVLAKPINIGELIDAASAIRPRGEPGGERP